The genomic interval TGCAATATAAGGCATGTTTGAAACATCATATGTGTTACATCAGTCactcagtttgtgtttgtgtgacgtaaattgttgtaaatgtaaatatcagAGTTGCTGcagttgtgtatttgtgttgcaATACGTAGAGGggaatttacatgttttgttgtgAATGTGCAGAGTATTCGACCCCCCTCTGCAACTTTATTCTTAATGCGGTTTAAGAATACAActgggtttattttatttactttatttatagttttcacGGTGTCAAAGAAAGGAAGCTGGAGTCGTTCAGGCTGTTCCTGCGCACCCCAGAAGGAAACAAATAAAGTGCTACACCCGTCAGAAGCTCTCTTCTCCTTTATTGAAGCCAAGGGCCGCTACAGTGAAAACTCGACGCTACAGATCAGCCTCCCCGCTATgcaccatcatcttcatccaccTGTGAGTAAGGATCTTCAAACAACATCGTCCAGGCACTACAGCAGGAAGAATATTGGCTAAATGAAGACTACAACTGACTTATAGACTGTGCGTGGAAAGGGTTcattcatcaaaaaaaaaaaaaaaaaagaaaaatcactctTGGTCAGCATTAAGCGTAAGCATAATATTCTGTTAAATCAGCTgtaattttattgtcattgttgtAAGCATTTAATATCGTAAGGCTCAGAAAATTAAGCTATAATCAATACGGTATCCTACCATAGTATTGTAAGAGTTTGTGGGTAAATTGTCCGGTTTGAGAGTATCTGCAGCATTTATCAAGTCTTCGACATATTGTATAGGTTGTTGCTAACTGTAATAAGTCGCAAGTGCAATGTTTAATTTGTGGGTTTAACATTAAGTTCAAGCCAAATACTCACACAAATCAAGTACACACACTTGAAGGACAAACACGGCAATTTAACACAATGTTATCACCTGCGGAAGAAGCAGACAAACCCATAGAAACACCACAAGTGCGATCTAGCTCCAGGGAGCGTAGTTTAACAGAGAAGGGTCAAGAGCTGCTCGAGCAGACAGTTAAGAAAGGGGAAAAGGCCTTTCTTAAGGCTTACGACTCCTGGAAGGAGCGCGCAAGGGAAACCCGGACCACGCTTAAAACCTTCTGCTCAGCCGAAGATCTCAGTACGAAACTACAGGATATCAAAACCTTAGAAACTTTAGTACACCAGCTTTATGAGCCCTTCCGACGCAACCACAATGCTACGCCGGAAATTGTTAAGAAAATGGACGCATGCACTATTCTAACAGCTGAGATCTGCGACCTTATCAACAAACGCATGGAGGACGTCGACAAAACCTTTAACGAGCAACTCGAGAAGGAAAGAATAAGGATCATCTTATGTAGGAAAGAGTATGGTTCCATATttggaaacacagaaacagtaACGGTTCGTTCAGCATTATCGCAGGATTCCGATTCTTGCTCAAGGGCTACCTCAGATTCCTCCAGCAAACGTGCAGATGCAGAAGCAGAGCTCGCAGCCAAGATAGACCAGGCGAACGCAATGCAACAGGTTCACGAACAACAAGTAAGGTTAAGTAAGATAGAAGGTGAATTAAAACTTAAAGAAGCCCAGATGCTTGCAGAAATGAAATTAAAGCTAGAAGAAGAAAGAACCAGGTTGCAACAGTTGCAGGCAGAAAAGGAAGTTAAGGTAGCAGCAGCGCGTGTAAAAGCTTACAGCTCATACAACTGCGTTGAGAACGGTGAACAACAGACTAACTATCAACCTCAAATCCCCTGCCAAAACGGCAAGAACCAAACCCCTCTAGACCCCCAAGCCGCGCCCTTTCACCCACCAAACATATCATTCGAAGTACCAAGACACGAGGAGGCGGTTAGCCTAACTCCAGATCTCTCGAGCTTGCTCATCACCAACCGTCTGCCCATCACTGAACCCGCTGTGTTCACAGGCGATCCACTGAAATTTATAGACTGGAAGATGTCATTCGTGACACTGATTGATCAGAAGTTGCTCCCCGCGTGTGagaaaatgttatatttaaagAAGTACCTTGGAGGTGAGGCACGCAAGGCAGTGGAGGGTTTTTTCTATCGAAACACAGAGGATGCCTATCGGAGCGCGTGGGAAATCCTACAGGATAGGTATGGAGGTTCATTTGTCGTCCAAAGAGCTTTCAGGGAAAGGTTAATGAAATGGCCTAAAATATTAGCAAATGACCCTGCAGCGTTAAGAGAGTTTGCAGATTTCCTACAAGGCTGCGTTGAGGCCATCCCCCACGTTAAAGGCCTAGCCATCCTGAATGATTGTGAGGAAAATCACAAACTTCTTAAGAAACTACCTGATTGGATCGTGCGTAGGTGGAGCCGTGTTGTAGTGGATGAGCTGGATAGATCACAAGAATATCCGTCCTTTACCTGTTTCACGGAGTTCCTGCAAAGGGAAGCTAAAATAGCTTGCAATCCCATTGCTTCTCCTTACCTGCTAAACAATAAACCCTCGGATGAGAGGGTTTCCAAGAAAGCCAAAGTGCTCAACACGAGTACCCAAATTAAGTCGCCCGCCTTATTAGAGACACCACCCTCGAGGCCAAGGCCACCATGTTTAGTCTGCAAAAATGAAACGCACGGCGTTGCTAAATGCCCAGCCTTTGCAGCAAAGACTGTTGACGAAAAGAAGGCCTTCATTCACGAGAACCACCTTTGCTTTGGGTGTTTAAGAAAGGGCCACACCACAAGAGACTGCAAAGGGAGACACACATGTAGTGTATGTAGTCGACGTCATCCAACCTGTTTGCACATACAGAGAAACACAGAACCTGCAAGGGCACCAAACAGTGATTCAATGGCCACAGGAGACAAGTCAAAACCCGAAGTCCCAAAGGTTATGTCTCATACCTTGACGAGACATACTTCTGCCACATCTTGCATCGTCCCAGTACTATTGTCGACCAGTGCAGAGCCTGAAAGCGAAATCCTCACTTATGCTCTACTTGATACACAGAGCGATTCCACCTTTGTCTTAGCTGACCTAATGTCTCGACTAAATGTAAACACCCAGCCGCTTCAGCTAAAGCTTAGCACAATGACAGCGGTCGACATAGTCATAGCAAGCGAAGTTGCCCACGGTTTGCAAGTTCGTGGTCTCGGCTCGGGGACCCAAATCCAACTCCACCAAGCCTACACGAGAGACTTTATCCCCGTAGACAAGTCTCACATTCCTACTAAGGAGACCGCTCTTCAGTGGTCACACCTTAAGCATTTGGCGACCAAGTTACCGCCACTACAGGACTGCGAAGTCGGTCTTCTGATCGGTTACGACCACCCAGCAGCATTAGCTCCCTTGGAGGTTATTACTGGTACCGAAAGGGAACCCTTCGCTCAAAGAACTGTGCTCGGCTGGAGTGTCATAGGATCAGTGAATCCCCATCTTGACAGACAGGAGGGCCAGAGTTTCGTGCACAGAGTCACAGTTAAGGAAATGCCAATGCCCCCAGTCACCGACGTGCTAAAGGCTCTGGAAGTAGACTTTAATGAAAGAAGGTATGAGGAGAAATATGTGTCTCAGGATGACGTTCGGTTTGTGCAGCTTCTCTCCGAAACCATAAGAGAAAGGGAAGATAGACACTATGAAATACCCTTGCCTTTTAAGGAAGACAATCCGCCACTACTGCCCAACAACAAGAGATTAGCCACCATTCGTCTTCAACATCTTAAGAAAAGGTTGAAGGCCGACAAACAGTACCACGAACACTACACAGCGTTCATGGAAGAAACTATCAGGAGAGGTGACGCTGAACTAGCCCCCTCAATATCAGGAGAAGAAACTGTGTGGTACATCCCACATCATGGGGTGTACCACCCCAAAAAACCAGACAAGTTGAGGGTTGTCTTCGATTGCTCAGCAAAGTTCAACGGCACTTCTCTTAACGACACTTTGCTGACTGGTCCAGACCTGATAAATTCCCTAGTAGGAGTTCTCTGTCGCTTTAGAAGGGAGTCTGTGGCTGTGGTATGCGACATCGAAAAGATGTTCCATCAGTTTTACGTCCCACCCAAGATGCACAACTACCTGCGGTTCCTTTGGTGGGAAGACGGCCTGTTAGAAACAGAACCCAAGGAGTACAGAATGGCAGTCCATCTTTTCGGCGCTAGCTCTTCTCCAGGTTGCGCCAATTTCGGCCTTAAATATCTGGCAAAACAACACAAGGCAGATTACCCTTCAGCATCAACATTTATCGAGAAAAACTTCTATGTTGACGACGGTCTAACCAGTGTTCCAACAGTCAGGGAGGCCATCGATTTAGTCACAGAAGCACAAGAGCTATGCAGAACAGCGGGTCTACGGCTACATAAGTTCAACTCAAACCAGAAAGAGGTTCTGTCCTGCATAGCCCCCTCAGAAAGAGCATTAGTCAGTGAACCTCTCAAATTTAGCCCAGACTCATCACTGGAGGGGCAAGTACTTGGTATCCAGTGGTCAATCGAGAGTGATACATTTAAATTCAGTGTCAACCTAAGGAATCAACCCTCAACTCGTCGGGGGATTCTTTCGGTCGTGTCCTCTCTTTACGACCCTCTGGGCTTCGTAGCTCCCTTTGTCCTGAGCGGCAAGAGCATTCTCCAAGAACTTTGTCAGAAGGGCGTTGGTTGGGATGACATTATTCCCGAGAGCTTAAACCCAAGGTGGGAGGCTTGGAGGAGTGGCCTCAAGTTGCTCGAGGAAATCAAAATACCAAGATGCTACCATCCTCCTGACTTTGGCAAAATAGTAAAGGTAGAACTGCACCACTTTTCTGACGCTTGTAACGTAGGTTATGGCGCATGTTCTTATCTCAGATACAAGAATGACAGAGGTGAAGTTCATTGCAGCCTAGCAATGGCCAAAGCAAGAGTCGCACCAACAAGGATCATGAGTATTCCGAGACTAGAACTCACAGCAGCAGTAACTGCAGCAAAGTTGAGCGTTATGCTTAAGACCGAGCTTGAGTTACAGATTGATGCAGAATTTTTTTGGACAGACTCCCAGGTAGTTTTAGCATACATCAACAACGAGGCCAGGAGATTTCACGTATTTGTGGCAAACCGAGTTCAACTCATAAGGGAGATCACCAATCCAGCTCAGTGGCACTATGTGGACACAGCTCAAAACCCAGCAGACTCAAAACCCTAGGGGCCTCAGCGCAGCAGACATTTCTTCTTCAAGTTGGTTTTCTGGGCCCAGCTTCTTAAGGGAATCCAAACCACCTTCTTTCCCAAGCTCCCCCGTGGAGCTACTTGTAGGCGACCCAGAAGTTAAATCCCTCACAACACACGCAACGCAGGTCTCTGAACAAAGTGACATTTTAAGCCGTTCAAATCAGTTTTCCAGCTGGTCTCTCTTGGTTAAAGTTATCGCAAGAATTAAGAGACTAGGAACTGAGCCACGTCCGCGCAGCAGTCTTGTAACGGTGGAAGAGCGTAGAAGAGCCGCAAAGGTGATGATCGGTTTAGTACAACAGCAAGCCTTCTCCAAAGAGATAGGTCTTCTCAAGGGAGGGGCTAGCCTTCCAAGCTCGAGCCCACTTAGTCACCTCGACCCAGTTTTAGTTGATGGGCTTTTGCGTGTTGAGGGAAGACTGTCGAGATCTACTCTCAGTCAAGAACTTAGGCACCCTATTATATTGCCAAAGGAGAGCCACATTACCAAACTAATCTTGTCCCACTATCACACAGCAACTCGACATCAGGGACACAATCAAACTCTAACAGAACTTCGAGCAAATGGGTTCTGGGCACTTGGTGGGAGCAAAGCGGTTGCCAGGTTGATACATAAATGCGTGCTATGTCGAAGGCTCCGGCGCTCTACAGAAGAACAGCGTATGTCAGAGCTCCCCAAGGAACGTTTAgagcacatatgtcaaactggtccagcaaagggccgtgtggctgcaggtttttgttccaaccaagcagcagcacaccagatttgactgattcaatcaactgatctcagtcttcagacagctgattggtcaaactgtgtgctcttggctggctggaacaaaaaacctgcagccacacggccctttgctggaccagtttgacatgcctggttTAGAGGCTTCAGCTCCCTTTACGCACTGTGGTATGGACTGTTTTGGTCCTTTTGTGACTAGACAAGGGCGCAAGGAGTGTAAAAGATACGGTCTGATCTTTACATGTCTGTCATCGCGCGCCGTCCACATAGAAATGCTTGAAGACCTGTCCACTGATGCGTTTATAAATGGCTTGAGATGCTTCATCAGTCTACGAGGGGCTGTGTGCAAATTACGCTGTGATCAGGGCACAAACTTTACAGGAGCTAAAAGAGAGTTAAAAGAGGCGCTGAGACAATGCGATACCAAGGCCCTGGAAACGTTCTTGGCAGACAAACATTGCGAGTTCATCTTTAATGCTCCATCAGCCAGCCATGCAGGTGGGGTTTGGGAGCGCCAAATTAGAACCATTCGCAACGTCTTAAATGCTACAGCAGCTCAATGTCCAGGTAGGCTGGACGACGCCTCCCTGAGAACCCTGTTTTATGAGGCTATGGCTATAGTCAACAGTCGTCCTTTGACCGTTGATGGAATCAGTGACCCTCAGGCCCCTGAACCACTGACCCCCAATCATCTCATCCTTATGAAATCTAAGGTTGCGCTCCCTCCGCCGGGAAAGTTTGTGAAGGAAGACGTGTATGCGACCAAAAGGTGGCGTAGAGTGCAGTACCTAGCGGAGCAGTTTTGGAGTCGGTGGAAAAGGGAATACCTTATGAGTATTTCCCTTAGACAGAAGTGGCACGCACCCCGCCGTAATCTGAAATTAAATGACATAGTTATCATCAAGGAAGATGTACTTCCAAGATGCCAGTGGCAGCTGGCACGCGTGGTTGAGACCATAGAAAGCGAGGATGGGGCAATTCGTAGAGTTAAGGTGCAAGCGGGGGATCGGAAACCAGCGAAAGAAGGAGATCACACGTCGAGACACTCAATAATCGAACGGCCTATTCAGAAATTAGTAGTTCTTCTGGAAAATGAATAGTTATCAGCACTGTTTACACACGAAGCTTACATgacattgtaaacattgtaagaGTGTCTATAACTAATTTACTAGACCCTGTCTTAAGGCGGTCCATTTGTTCTAAAATCATGTACGTTTTGTTTACCTTATGGTGTTATAACATGATTTGGTGGGAGTGTAAAAGACCGCTAGTTCGATACTATGGTCATGTGACACTGACGTCATCGACGCTACGTGCACCGGAACTAGTTCATATAGTGCATATCCTTCTCTCGGATGCACTCGCAGCATAAAAGACTTCTTTGTTACACGTAAGTTCTGTATTGTTGTTGAATATTGCCTCGTATGTGTAACATATGTTtactttagtttgttttctgacTCACCTATGTCTTTGTTTACGTTATGCTTGCTTTGCGGGGTTACTTTAGCCAACGTGTGCTTACAAGCTAACAGTGCCACATGTGGTTGCGGGTTAATGCAAGGCTCCTCAAGAAATAATTAGCCCCCTTGGCAAGCGGAGCGAGGTAGGATATAACTGTTTCTGCAATATAAGGCATGTTTGAAACATCATATGTGTTACATCAGTCactcagtttgtgtttgtgtgacgtaaattgttgtaaatgtaaatatcagAGTTGCTGcagttgtgtatttgtgttgcaATACGTAGAGGggaatttacatgttttgttgtgAATGTGCAGAGTATTCGACCCCCCTCTGCAACTTTATTCTTAATGCGGTTTAAGAATACAActgggtttattttatttactttatttatagttttcacGGTGTCAAAGAAAGGAAGCTGGAGTCGTTCAGGCTGTTCCTGCGCACCCCAGAAGGAAACAAATAAAGTGCTACACCCGTCAGAAGCTCTCTTCTCCTTTATTGAAGCCAAGGGCCGCTACACTGGTAATATAATTGATAGCGCTCTGGGGTGCGagggagttttaagggttaatgagTCCTTGTGTAGAACTTCACAAGCTGTGcaatcaagtgtgttgcagcagagaaacatctaaaacatgcagaacaGTGGCCCTCAAGTTTCAGGTTTTATGTTACAAAACAACCTCCTTTCTTACTTATTGGCCTCAAATAATTGAGGAACATTGCTAAAGGAGCTCCAGGGTTTGTGTCACTGAATCTTGTGTTGCCTTAGCATTATCAACCTCTTCATCGCAGGTCatatttttctgcctcctgtctgaaatgacatccGCAAAATAAAAGACGTTTATCTTCCCAACTACCAAGGCTGTACATATAAACCTTGTGTCAAGCCCGGCTCGTGAGAGCTTGACAAACAAGGAAGCGGGACAACGAGGGATGCCAATTATAGTATAGTTTATTAAGAAAAGGTGACCAAAGTAAATAAACGAAGCGTAACAGTGTAGCCTATGTGTATAATCTGTAGCATCAGTAGTGTATGGGAGTGTTGGTTGTGAGGAGGTGTTGTGTGGGAAAACTAAAGTGAATAAACTAATGAgtgcacaaacaaaggaaaaggagTGCTGCAGGGGAGCAGGCTGGCGCGAGCAGAGAGCCCCGCAGGTGGAGAAGGCCTGGTATTTAAGCCCAAacgggccacgcccccgccaggtACCGCGGGAGAACCGGAGCAGCATACTGGCCACCTGAGAAACGGAGGACAGAGgcggagagaaggaggaggaggcaaaACAAGAGAGAGCGGGAAGCAAAAAGTAAAGTCCCCAGAGACGGACAAAATACAGCCCGCTCTGGGGTTGTCACACttgtctctacagaaagctgagacatgtgagattccTACAGAAaagtcagaatcaagatatgtgttactgtgtcagagtaaattcacatTTCTAAATGCACGTTTCCATGTGTATTTGTTATGAGAGCACTTTACATAATTTAATAATCTGTGAATATTCTCAGTTTGAATGCATTTAACAAATAACTCCATGGCCTAATAAAATGCAAGTTTCAAGTTGTCTGAAGaactaaaaaaacattttaaactagtTTTATGTTCCCTCTCATTGCATGTTCCTTATCTCTTGcgctgaaaaaaattaataatcaaAAGAATGGCAATGACAGTTCTTCATGCCAGACTCGACATCTTTAGCATTTTAATGAGTCTCAAACTGAAAGTGGCAATTCTCTGGAAGAAGAAAGAGCAGCAATTACATCCCCAGCAGCTTAAATACACAGTACAGAACCAGCCACACACCCCACAGCACACCTGTTGTGATGTGGGGATGATACGTCCATCAGATGTCCATCTGCACCGTGCTGAGATCTTTATATCTTCGGTTGATGACCAACTTAATGTTAGCTTATTGCACACATTTATGAAGGGATATCTCCAGGTAGAAAAAAGCAGTAATTGGGTTTGGTGTAGAGGagaaggatgaagatgaagatggtaCAGGTGGTTTAAAAGAGAAAGTAAAGGAGGGTGAAGGTGATGTGGGTAGACGGAGACGAATGACTGTAATTTCCCAGCTGTCATTAGTTACAGTCCAGCTGGAAGGCAGAGATCGAGTTAGTGCTGGCCATGAATAAGTAGATGATCTATACGGGTTGGCATAGTGAGGAGGTGGGGGTGGTGGGAGGTCTATGGCAAAGTCCTGATTTACTCTTCTGGTTGCTGTTTCTATGAACTAAAAGATAAGTAATTCCAGTTTTCCAACCCAAGAGGCTACTGTAGCGTCAACATCAAAGTCAAATGCAAatggtgctgtttttttttttctttttatcaatcacagcatgcagagcatgagtgTAAAAGGACAACAGATCCTCTTCATCAGGCTTTAATTCTGATATTTATATCAGAATCCTTCAGCCTTCAGACCATGATCAGTCTTATTTTGTCTTTGTACACCACCGCAGTGGAAGACTTTTAGCTCTAATCTGAAGGGTTTCCTCAGACATTACTCTGAGTGTCTAAAGGACTGCATCCTCCACCACTTCAACTGCTTCCACAACGAGACTCATTCTGATGTAAACATTGGACTAAGATCCGCAGTTCTACTGTGGCCAGCTGGGGCAGGATCTCCGTCCCATCCCAGAGTCTTGGATCTGGAGGTGTTCATCCTCATCCCAGCTGCTGACACACCGCATCGCAgtgacatcggggacagttcccctggactagCAGACTGAGGTGGTGGTCCCACTCTtcaaaagggggaccggagggtgtgctccaactacagggggatcacattCCTCAGCTGGTAAGGTCtcttcaggggtgctggagaggagagtCCGTCGGATAGTTgtacctcggattgaggaggagcagtgtggttttcgtcccggtcgcgaaacagtggaccagctctgcACTAATTgtgtttgagggggcatgggagttcgctcaaccggtctacatgtgctttgtggacttggagaaggtgttcgaccgtgtcccccggggactcctgtagggggtactctgggagtatggagtgccggacccccttgtacgagctgtccggtccctgtacgactggtgacagagcttggtccgcattgccgggagtaaatcagaatcatttctgGTGAGgtttggactctgccaaggctgccctttgtcactgattctgttcataacttttatggacagaatttctaggtgtaGCCGAGGTGTTAAGGGGAtttggtttggtggcctcaggattgggtgtctgagctgagccaaaaggcaagactctcgatttaccggtcgatctacgttcctaccctcacctatggctgtgggtagtgaccaaaagaacaagatcacggccgaaatgagttttctccgcagggtggcagggctctcccttagagatagggtgagaagcttggtgatccgggaggggctgagagtagagtcactgctcctccacatcgagaggagccagatgaggtggctcgggcatctggtcaggatgcctcctggacgcctccctgg from Melanotaenia boesemani isolate fMelBoe1 chromosome 16, fMelBoe1.pri, whole genome shotgun sequence carries:
- the LOC121655304 gene encoding uncharacterized protein LOC121655304; translated protein: MIGLVQQQAFSKEIGLLKGGASLPSSSPLSHLDPVLVDGLLRVEGRLSRSTLSQELRHPIILPKESHITKLILSHYHTATRHQGHNQTLTELRANGFWALGGSKAVARLIHKCVLCRRLRRSTEEQRMSELPKERLEASAPFTHCGMDCFGPFVTRQGRKECKRYGLIFTCLSSRAVHIEMLEDLSTDAFINGLRCFISLRGAVCKLRCDQGTNFTGAKRELKEALRQCDTKALETFLADKHCEFIFNAPSASHAGGVWERQIRTIRNVLNATAAQCPGRLDDASLRTLFYEAMAIVNSRPLTVDGISDPQAPEPLTPNHLILMKSKVALPPPGKFVKEDVYATKRWRRVQYLAEQFWSRWKREYLMSISLRQKWHAPRRNLKLNDIVIIKEDVLPRCQWQLARVVETIESEDGAIRRVKVQAGDRKPAKEGDHTSRHSIIERPIQKLVVLLENE